In one Desulfoferula mesophila genomic region, the following are encoded:
- the istA gene encoding IS21 family transposase — translation MRDGQASKRELMRREGIHWDTLQKIQNFPEPPGYRLSTPRAKPKLGPYLELIARIIKEDKKVPKKQRHTATRIYHRIKEAGYQGKYTQVKEAVRAIKRVSQEVYMPLVHRPGEAQVDFGYALAKVSGELRKIALFIMALPYSDAFFVAAFDKECSESYWEGHARAFEFFGGVPHRISYDNSKVLVSKIIGPHERKLTDGFLKLQSHYLFREHFCRVRRPNEKGVVEGVVKYARQNFLVPVPQVKDLAELNAMLLRQCRDDMKRRLRGKGGSKAEVLQEDQTAFVPLPPSRFDACRKQPTRANSLSLVRFDDNDYSVPVACAHHEIVAKGYVDRVVLCHHDVVVARHSRSWGKEGVFFDYRHYLPLLERKPGSLDHARPLADLDLSECFEVLRRRLVAGEDMPGQGTRKYIKVLRLLEDHSMARLKRAVEQALYAGAYAPEAIVHLLEPPSSGPAATFLLDGREHLGRVSVAGPDITVYDSLLAQGGALS, via the coding sequence GTGCGCGATGGCCAGGCGAGCAAGCGCGAGTTAATGCGTAGAGAGGGCATCCATTGGGATACCCTGCAAAAGATTCAGAATTTTCCCGAGCCTCCCGGATACCGGCTCAGCACCCCCCGAGCCAAGCCCAAGCTTGGCCCCTACCTTGAGTTGATCGCCCGGATCATAAAAGAGGACAAAAAGGTTCCCAAGAAGCAAAGGCACACGGCCACGCGCATATATCACCGCATCAAGGAGGCGGGTTATCAGGGCAAGTACACCCAGGTAAAGGAGGCGGTGCGCGCAATCAAGCGCGTGAGCCAGGAGGTGTACATGCCCCTGGTCCATCGTCCCGGCGAGGCGCAGGTGGACTTTGGCTATGCCCTGGCCAAGGTTTCCGGGGAGCTTCGCAAGATAGCGCTTTTTATCATGGCCTTGCCGTACTCCGATGCCTTTTTCGTGGCGGCCTTCGACAAGGAGTGCAGCGAGAGCTACTGGGAAGGGCATGCCAGGGCGTTCGAGTTTTTCGGTGGGGTGCCCCACCGGATCAGTTACGACAATAGCAAGGTCCTGGTTTCCAAGATCATAGGGCCTCATGAGCGCAAGCTGACCGATGGTTTTCTCAAGCTGCAGAGCCATTACCTTTTTCGGGAGCATTTTTGTCGGGTGCGGCGTCCAAACGAGAAGGGCGTGGTGGAAGGGGTGGTCAAGTACGCCCGGCAGAATTTTTTGGTGCCAGTGCCCCAGGTGAAGGACCTGGCCGAGCTCAATGCCATGCTTTTAAGGCAGTGCCGCGACGACATGAAGCGCCGTTTGCGTGGCAAGGGCGGTAGCAAGGCCGAGGTTTTGCAGGAAGACCAGACAGCCTTTGTCCCCCTGCCTCCCTCCCGCTTCGATGCCTGCCGCAAACAGCCTACCCGGGCCAATTCATTGTCCCTGGTCCGCTTCGACGACAATGACTACTCGGTGCCGGTGGCTTGTGCCCACCATGAAATTGTGGCCAAGGGCTATGTGGATCGGGTGGTGCTCTGCCACCATGACGTGGTGGTGGCCCGCCACTCCCGATCCTGGGGCAAGGAAGGGGTGTTTTTCGACTACCGGCATTATCTGCCCTTGCTGGAGCGCAAGCCTGGCTCCCTGGACCACGCCCGCCCCCTGGCTGACCTAGATCTGTCTGAGTGCTTTGAGGTCTTGAGGCGGCGGCTGGTGGCCGGGGAAGACATGCCTGGCCAGGGCACCCGTAAATACATAAAGGTCCTACGTTTGCTGGAGGACCACTCCATGGCCAGACTGAAGCGGGCGGTGGAGCAGGCATTGTACGCGGGAGCCTATGCCCCGGAGGCCATTGTCCACCTGCTGGAGCCGCCATCATCAGGGCCCGCGGCCACCTTCCTGCTGGACGGTCGTGAGCACCTGGGCCGAGTGAGCGTGGCCGGGCCCGATATCACAGTCTATGACTCCCTCCTCGCGCAGGGAGGGGCGCTGTCATGA
- a CDS encoding TRAP transporter permease, protein MSDVLRESIKPMRVRSSKVVYFLATVLSVLGTLLCINQIFHLKLGGFMPIGSAYYYYILATYLSLVFLLFPGSKAGNAKVMWYDWGLFFLSVAINLYLGANAYNILTKGWEYAAPNLPTLASGVLCLLALEGVRRAGGGSLFWICLGFSVYPLFAGYMPGFLWGNELSLLETVRYHAMGVESIIGIPTRVVGNLLIGFIIFGVALVATGGGKFFMDFAMSLMGHSRGGAAKVSVISSAFMASLSGSVISNVVTTGSMTIPAMKKTGYSPVWAASVEACSSTGGSIMPPVMGAAGFLIASFLNVPYAAVMLAAFFPALLYYFTLLLQVDLHALGHNMGGIPRDQLPRIGETLRKGWFFLGTIIMLVVILFYMRTEAWAPFFVMIFLFGCSMLRRETRLTLSGFIAFLVDSGRLLAQITGILAGVGLIIGALSCTGVANSFSRELVLYAGGNVALLLIFGALTSFVLGIGMTVTACYVFLAIVLVPALVGVGLNEMGAHLFVLYWGCLSYITPPVALGSITAAAIAGSDPMKTGFLSMRLGSAKYIVPFLFVLNPAMILDGTTGDVTIAVISALIGCMLLAGSLEGHFYGFGKLPWLYRGLIFFTAFLFLWPHLPTDLVGVGILVGLYFISRFGPLKLKRNLAGKQGMNRA, encoded by the coding sequence ATGTCCGATGTGCTGCGCGAAAGCATTAAACCGATGCGGGTCAGGTCTTCAAAGGTCGTTTACTTTTTGGCCACCGTCCTATCCGTGCTGGGCACCTTGCTGTGCATCAACCAGATTTTCCACCTAAAATTAGGTGGCTTCATGCCCATTGGCAGCGCCTATTATTATTACATCCTGGCCACCTACCTATCCCTGGTCTTTTTGCTTTTTCCTGGCAGTAAGGCGGGAAACGCAAAGGTCATGTGGTACGACTGGGGCCTGTTCTTTTTAAGCGTTGCCATCAACCTGTACCTTGGGGCGAATGCCTACAACATCCTAACTAAAGGATGGGAATACGCGGCCCCCAACCTGCCCACCCTCGCCAGCGGCGTGCTTTGCCTTTTGGCCCTGGAAGGAGTACGTCGCGCAGGAGGCGGCTCCCTGTTCTGGATATGCTTGGGTTTCTCCGTATATCCCCTGTTCGCAGGTTACATGCCCGGCTTCCTGTGGGGCAACGAATTGAGCCTTTTGGAGACCGTGCGCTACCATGCCATGGGCGTGGAAAGTATCATCGGCATCCCCACCCGGGTCGTGGGCAACCTGCTCATCGGTTTCATCATCTTCGGCGTGGCCTTGGTCGCCACCGGCGGCGGCAAGTTCTTCATGGACTTCGCCATGTCCCTGATGGGTCATAGCCGGGGTGGCGCAGCCAAGGTGTCGGTCATTTCCAGCGCCTTCATGGCCAGCCTCAGTGGCAGCGTCATTTCCAACGTGGTCACCACAGGCTCCATGACCATACCGGCCATGAAGAAGACTGGATACAGCCCCGTTTGGGCAGCCTCGGTTGAGGCCTGCTCATCCACCGGCGGTTCCATCATGCCCCCAGTAATGGGCGCAGCGGGATTCTTGATCGCCTCATTCTTGAACGTGCCCTACGCTGCGGTAATGCTGGCGGCCTTTTTCCCGGCCCTCTTGTATTACTTCACCCTGCTGTTGCAGGTGGACCTGCACGCCTTGGGTCACAACATGGGCGGCATACCCCGGGACCAACTCCCCCGCATAGGCGAGACACTGCGCAAAGGGTGGTTCTTCCTGGGCACCATCATCATGCTGGTGGTCATACTTTTTTATATGCGCACGGAGGCTTGGGCGCCCTTCTTCGTAATGATCTTCCTGTTCGGCTGCTCCATGCTGCGCCGTGAAACACGTCTGACCTTGAGCGGCTTTATCGCCTTTTTGGTGGACTCTGGCCGCCTACTGGCCCAGATCACCGGCATTCTGGCAGGCGTGGGCCTGATCATCGGGGCCCTATCCTGCACCGGTGTTGCAAACTCCTTTAGCCGTGAGCTGGTGCTATACGCCGGGGGCAACGTGGCGTTGCTGCTGATCTTCGGCGCGCTTACCAGCTTCGTGCTGGGCATCGGCATGACCGTGACTGCATGCTATGTGTTCCTGGCCATCGTGCTGGTTCCAGCGCTGGTCGGCGTGGGGCTCAACGAAATGGGAGCTCATCTTTTCGTGCTCTACTGGGGTTGCCTTTCCTACATAACCCCGCCAGTTGCCCTGGGTTCCATTACCGCCGCGGCCATAGCTGGCTCGGACCCCATGAAGACCGGCTTTTTATCCATGCGCCTGGGCTCGGCCAAGTACATTGTGCCCTTCCTATTCGTGCTGAATCCCGCCATGATCCTAGACGGCACTACCGGAGACGTTACCATCGCAGTGATCTCTGCCCTGATCGGCTGCATGCTACTGGCCGGAAGTCTGGAGGGGCATTTTTATGGGTTCGGCAAGCTGCCTTGGCTGTATAGGGGTCTAATTTTCTTCACGGCTTTCTTGTTCCTGTGGCCCCACTTGCCCACAGATTTGGTTGGAGTGGGCATATTGGTGGGGCTGTACTTCATCTCTCGCTTTGGCCCACTTAAGCTGAAGAGGAACCTTGCCGGCAAGCAAGGCATGAACCGGGCCTGA
- a CDS encoding GntR family transcriptional regulator codes for MPNTGKSKKAGSRKGVAIEEAYQRIKEMLYLNQLAPGQKIHGEDMSRRLNISVTPVIQALNRLEASGLVEYVPNKGYFLGEINEQEAKELYEAREALELYIIPKVVENITNKKLDEVRRTFARQRGEKSDQARRQFILVDAEFHLRIAKISGNEVIYRLLKDVFEKIFLKYRPEYLHSDTFKGIYKEHKELLEALRQKDVERVREMTRDHLAAGAERIIQSLRNQSGGEDILNMDL; via the coding sequence ATGCCCAATACTGGCAAAAGCAAAAAGGCTGGCTCCCGCAAAGGCGTAGCCATCGAAGAAGCCTACCAGCGGATCAAGGAGATGCTCTATCTCAACCAACTCGCACCGGGTCAGAAGATCCATGGCGAGGACATGTCACGCAGGCTTAACATCTCTGTGACCCCGGTCATCCAGGCCCTGAACCGCTTGGAGGCTTCCGGCTTGGTTGAATATGTGCCCAACAAAGGCTACTTCTTGGGCGAAATAAACGAGCAGGAAGCTAAAGAACTCTATGAGGCCCGGGAGGCCTTGGAACTCTACATTATCCCGAAGGTGGTGGAGAACATCACCAACAAGAAATTGGATGAGGTGCGCCGGACCTTCGCCCGCCAGAGGGGAGAAAAAAGTGACCAGGCCCGCAGGCAGTTTATCCTGGTAGATGCTGAGTTCCACCTGCGCATCGCCAAGATATCAGGCAATGAAGTTATCTACCGCCTGCTCAAGGACGTCTTTGAGAAGATTTTCCTGAAGTATCGTCCGGAGTATTTACACAGCGACACCTTCAAAGGCATCTATAAGGAGCACAAGGAGCTTTTGGAGGCACTGCGCCAAAAAGACGTGGAGCGGGTCCGCGAAATGACCCGGGATCACTTGGCCGCAGGCGCTGAAAGGATCATCCAGAGCTTGCGCAACCAATCCGGCGGCGAGGATATACTTAACATGGACTTGTAG
- a CDS encoding TAXI family TRAP transporter solute-binding subunit, translated as MRNSVKNKILFFLGAFLALTLTLAPAALAGSKVDLPKTMVWSCYDIGSSGYMQASAIADAFSKKFGMRIRLLPSGTSIGRLMPLTANRVACGFLANEVYFASEGLYDFATVEWGPQDLRVILAHPATIALATTKDSGIKTFKDLKGKRVSYIPGAPTLNVKMDAFLAFAGLTWKDVKKVEFSGYAASLKALIEGKTDASVTVASASIMYELETSARGLYWIPFPPDDKAAWKRMNKVAPFLAPAQETIGAGISPEKPVWLAEYRYPMITVYANKDANWVYNMTKAMDEAFDLYKGAHKVMPLWNIKKSGKPPADAPFHEGAIRYLKEKGVWTAEAQAWNDARIAHMKKLQAAWEKALEEKTAKKIKEKQFEEFWLKVRAEALAD; from the coding sequence ATTTTTCTTGGGCGCGTTTTTGGCGCTAACCCTGACCCTCGCACCTGCCGCCTTGGCGGGTAGCAAGGTGGATTTGCCTAAAACCATGGTCTGGAGTTGCTACGATATCGGTTCTTCGGGCTACATGCAGGCATCGGCAATCGCCGATGCCTTCAGCAAGAAGTTCGGCATGCGTATCCGCCTGCTGCCTTCTGGCACCTCCATCGGTCGCCTTATGCCGTTGACCGCCAACCGGGTGGCCTGCGGCTTCTTAGCCAATGAGGTGTATTTCGCATCCGAGGGTCTTTACGACTTTGCTACCGTGGAGTGGGGCCCCCAAGACCTTCGTGTGATCCTAGCCCACCCGGCCACCATCGCCTTGGCCACCACCAAGGACTCGGGCATCAAGACTTTTAAGGATCTCAAAGGCAAGCGGGTATCATACATACCCGGAGCCCCCACCCTCAACGTTAAAATGGATGCCTTCCTGGCTTTCGCGGGCCTGACCTGGAAGGACGTGAAAAAGGTAGAATTCTCCGGCTACGCTGCTTCCCTGAAGGCGCTCATCGAGGGCAAGACCGACGCTTCGGTGACCGTCGCCTCGGCTTCTATCATGTACGAGTTGGAGACTTCTGCTCGCGGCCTTTACTGGATTCCCTTCCCCCCCGACGACAAGGCCGCCTGGAAGCGCATGAACAAGGTCGCTCCCTTCCTGGCCCCGGCCCAGGAAACCATCGGCGCAGGCATCTCCCCGGAAAAACCTGTGTGGCTGGCCGAGTACCGCTACCCCATGATTACCGTATACGCCAACAAGGATGCTAATTGGGTCTACAACATGACCAAGGCTATGGATGAGGCTTTCGACCTTTACAAGGGCGCTCATAAGGTCATGCCCTTGTGGAACATCAAAAAGTCTGGCAAGCCTCCCGCAGACGCCCCCTTCCACGAGGGTGCCATTCGCTACCTCAAGGAAAAGGGCGTGTGGACCGCCGAAGCCCAAGCCTGGAACGATGCGCGCATCGCTCACATGAAGAAGCTCCAGGCCGCTTGGGAAAAGGCCCTGGAGGAAAAAACTGCCAAAAAGATCAAGGAAAAGCAGTTTGAGGAGTTTTGGCTCAAAGTTAGGGCTGAAGCTCTGGCTGACTAA
- a CDS encoding Zn-dependent alcohol dehydrogenase, which yields MKTTGAVLYKHNSPLVIEELELDPPQKGEVLVEMKAAGICHSDLSVLTGVFQMPPLPCIPGHEGAGIVREVGPGVDKVKPGDHVMILWAPSCGHCFFCQHEQPYMCDFRQFTRGGMMPDGTHRLRKGDINIFNMTGVGTFNRFNVMTQNCVLPIDKDIPFEIAALTGCGVITGVGAVLNTAKVKPGSSVVIIGSGGVGINVIQGSVLAAATKIIAVDLLDNKLEMAKKFGATHTINPNKENVVERVMQLTGGRGADYAFDVVGSPQLVALGVDVIRRGGKVIMVGMGPADQKLDLPLTPLLVMEKSLISCYYGSSDMCTDLTMLLDLYKIGRLDLDSLISNRYSLEDINQGFADLVAGKNLRGVVEM from the coding sequence ATGAAGACTACTGGCGCAGTTTTGTACAAGCACAATAGTCCCCTAGTAATAGAAGAACTGGAGTTGGATCCGCCTCAAAAAGGCGAAGTGCTGGTAGAGATGAAGGCAGCCGGGATATGCCATAGTGATTTGTCGGTGCTCACTGGCGTATTTCAGATGCCTCCCTTGCCCTGCATACCCGGGCACGAGGGTGCGGGCATCGTGCGAGAAGTGGGGCCCGGAGTGGATAAGGTCAAACCAGGTGATCACGTGATGATTCTCTGGGCGCCCTCTTGCGGCCATTGCTTCTTTTGCCAGCATGAGCAGCCCTACATGTGCGATTTCCGCCAGTTCACTCGCGGCGGCATGATGCCCGACGGCACCCACCGCCTAAGGAAGGGTGACATCAACATCTTCAACATGACCGGCGTGGGGACCTTCAACCGTTTCAACGTGATGACCCAAAACTGCGTGTTACCCATCGACAAGGATATACCCTTCGAGATCGCCGCCCTCACCGGGTGCGGGGTGATCACCGGGGTTGGCGCTGTGCTCAACACTGCCAAGGTCAAACCCGGAAGCAGCGTGGTGATTATCGGCAGCGGCGGCGTGGGCATCAACGTGATACAGGGCTCCGTTTTGGCCGCGGCCACCAAGATCATTGCGGTGGACCTGCTGGACAACAAGCTGGAGATGGCCAAGAAGTTTGGCGCCACCCACACCATCAATCCCAATAAGGAGAATGTGGTCGAAAGGGTCATGCAACTCACAGGCGGCAGGGGCGCAGACTATGCCTTTGACGTGGTGGGCAGCCCGCAGTTGGTGGCGCTGGGCGTGGACGTGATCCGCCGCGGTGGCAAGGTAATCATGGTGGGAATGGGTCCGGCGGACCAGAAGCTGGACCTCCCCTTGACCCCATTGCTGGTCATGGAAAAGTCGCTGATTTCCTGCTACTACGGCTCCAGTGACATGTGCACCGATCTAACCATGCTGCTGGATCTATACAAGATCGGTCGTTTGGACCTAGATTCCTTGATCAGCAATCGCTACAGCCTGGAGGACATTAACCAGGGCTTTGCCGACCTGGTGGCTGGCAAGAACTTGCGAGGTGTGGTGGAAATGTAA
- the istB gene encoding IS21-like element helper ATPase IstB, which yields MKDQDKPTVLLEYHLKKLKLPTILREYAAMAKVCSQDRSDYMTYLLRLTERELLDREKRAAERRIKQAAFPVIKTMDTFDFKAQPSINQQLVRELMRGEYIAKKENVLLIGNSGTGKTQLASAMAFAACAQGSKVKFYSATALVTELMECREERRLQRLQKQLQRLHLLVIDELGYVPFSKIGAQMLFEVVGRAYEQQSLMITTNLPFQQWTEVFGSERLTGALLDRLTHRCHIIEANGESYRLRQAKRRSQAKPKTN from the coding sequence ATGAAGGACCAGGACAAACCCACCGTGCTCTTGGAGTACCACCTCAAAAAGCTGAAGCTGCCCACCATTCTCCGGGAATACGCGGCCATGGCCAAGGTCTGCAGCCAAGACCGCTCCGATTACATGACCTACCTGCTGCGCCTGACCGAGCGGGAGCTTCTGGACCGCGAGAAGCGGGCAGCCGAAAGGCGCATCAAGCAAGCCGCCTTTCCGGTGATCAAGACCATGGACACCTTTGATTTCAAGGCACAGCCCTCCATCAATCAGCAGCTGGTCAGGGAGCTGATGAGGGGCGAGTACATCGCCAAAAAGGAAAACGTGCTCCTGATCGGAAACTCCGGCACCGGCAAGACCCAGCTGGCCAGCGCCATGGCCTTTGCGGCCTGCGCCCAGGGAAGCAAGGTGAAATTCTACAGCGCCACCGCCCTGGTCACAGAGCTCATGGAATGCCGCGAGGAAAGACGTCTGCAACGCCTGCAGAAACAGCTCCAGCGCCTACACCTGCTGGTCATCGATGAACTGGGCTATGTGCCCTTCTCCAAGATAGGCGCTCAAATGCTATTCGAGGTGGTGGGTAGGGCATATGAACAACAAAGCCTCATGATCACCACCAATCTCCCTTTCCAGCAATGGACGGAGGTCTTCGGCTCCGAAAGACTCACCGGTGCACTGCTGGACAGACTGACCCATAGGTGCCACATCATCGAGGCCAATGGAGAAAGCTACCGGCTCCGCCAAGCCAAAAGACGATCCCAGGCAAAGCCCAAAACCAACTAA
- a CDS encoding Mu transposase domain-containing protein encodes MQEDQTAFVPLPPSRFDACRKQPTRANSLSLVRFDDNDYSVPVACAHHEIVAKGYVDRVVLCHHDVVVARHSRSWGKEGVFFDYRHYLPLLERKPGSLDHARPLADLDLSECFEVLRRRLVAGEDMPGQGTRKYIKVLRLLEDHSMARLKRAVEQALYAGAYAPEAIVHLLEPPSSGPAATFLLDGREHLGRVSVAGPDITVYDSLLAQGGALS; translated from the coding sequence TTGCAGGAAGACCAGACAGCCTTTGTCCCCCTGCCTCCCTCCCGCTTCGATGCCTGCCGCAAACAGCCTACCCGGGCCAATTCATTGTCCCTGGTCCGCTTCGACGACAATGACTACTCGGTGCCGGTGGCTTGTGCCCACCATGAAATTGTGGCCAAGGGCTATGTGGATCGGGTGGTGCTCTGCCACCATGACGTGGTGGTGGCCCGCCACTCCCGATCCTGGGGCAAGGAAGGGGTGTTTTTCGACTACCGGCATTATCTGCCCTTGCTGGAGCGCAAGCCTGGCTCCCTGGACCACGCCCGCCCCCTGGCTGACCTAGATCTGTCTGAGTGCTTTGAGGTCTTGAGGCGGCGGCTGGTGGCCGGGGAAGACATGCCTGGCCAGGGCACCCGTAAATACATAAAGGTCCTACGTTTGCTGGAGGACCACTCCATGGCCAGACTGAAGCGGGCGGTGGAGCAGGCATTGTACGCGGGAGCCTATGCCCCGGAGGCCATTGTCCACCTGCTGGAGCCGCCATCATCAGGGCCCGCGGCCACCTTCCTGCTGGACGGTCGTGAGCACCTGGGCCGAGTGAGCGTGGCCGGGCCCGATATCACAGTCTATGACTCCCTCCTCGCGCAGGGAGGGGCGCTGTCATGA
- a CDS encoding phenylacetate--CoA ligase family protein — MSKYFANLDLNSLSPEEICHYMEERLRAQLPYCYTNSEFYRRKFQECGADPRDIKTLEDLRALPIFMNKDQERLNAVESLERDGHPFGTHLCIDPRDIYVTATTSGTTGVPTFTYSLTREDVDNFAPALGHRFVMNGLQYGDRVLFIFALGIYATTISLFGLRSVGGVPIDVDARAGSELMLRFAAQTRPRFMATTVSLAEYLIGKSKGIIGREVGDLKFAGVFVTGEVGVAIPEVRQRLEEAYGCPVYDYWAPAGHAIAITCGSREYLGLHAVAPDLCTAFHDLVDPDTKKPVAIEDGAVGEMVVTSLKRQAAPLVKFATGDVVQLSNQPCPHCGFPGHRARIIGRADDMLVVKGVNIYPAALKKVVESFTPQVTGEMRVVLETKPPRVVPPLKLRLERSSQVSDEDLAGLANHIIKAMHDQLKIRPVIEWAAPGSLEKSTRKTPLFEKRYI, encoded by the coding sequence ATGAGCAAATATTTCGCGAACCTGGATCTAAATTCATTGTCGCCCGAGGAAATTTGCCACTACATGGAGGAACGCCTTCGCGCCCAGCTGCCATATTGCTATACGAACTCGGAATTTTACCGGCGCAAGTTCCAGGAGTGCGGAGCCGACCCCCGCGATATCAAGACCTTGGAAGACCTTCGAGCCTTGCCCATATTCATGAACAAGGACCAGGAGCGCCTGAATGCGGTTGAATCCCTTGAGCGCGACGGCCACCCCTTCGGCACCCACTTGTGCATCGATCCTCGTGATATCTATGTGACCGCCACCACCTCGGGCACCACCGGAGTACCTACATTCACCTATTCCCTGACACGCGAAGACGTGGACAACTTCGCTCCGGCACTAGGCCACCGTTTCGTCATGAACGGTTTGCAGTATGGCGATCGCGTGCTGTTCATCTTCGCTCTAGGCATCTATGCCACTACCATCTCTCTGTTCGGATTGCGTAGTGTTGGGGGAGTGCCCATCGACGTGGATGCACGGGCGGGGTCAGAACTAATGCTGCGCTTCGCTGCCCAGACGCGGCCCAGGTTCATGGCCACCACTGTGTCACTCGCTGAATATTTAATCGGCAAGTCCAAAGGCATCATAGGTAGGGAGGTGGGAGACCTGAAGTTTGCGGGCGTGTTCGTTACCGGTGAGGTAGGGGTAGCCATACCTGAGGTGCGTCAGCGCCTAGAAGAAGCCTACGGCTGCCCGGTGTACGACTACTGGGCTCCGGCAGGCCACGCCATCGCTATTACCTGCGGCTCGCGCGAGTATCTGGGCCTGCATGCCGTGGCCCCAGACCTGTGCACAGCCTTCCATGATTTGGTAGATCCGGACACTAAAAAACCGGTAGCCATTGAGGACGGCGCGGTGGGGGAGATGGTGGTCACCTCACTCAAGCGTCAAGCCGCTCCTCTTGTCAAGTTCGCTACCGGCGATGTGGTACAGCTTTCCAACCAACCTTGCCCCCACTGCGGCTTCCCGGGCCACAGGGCCCGGATCATTGGTCGGGCCGACGACATGCTGGTGGTAAAAGGGGTGAACATTTACCCCGCAGCCTTGAAAAAGGTTGTGGAATCCTTCACTCCGCAAGTGACCGGAGAGATGCGGGTAGTGCTGGAAACTAAACCCCCACGGGTGGTGCCCCCTCTCAAGTTGCGGCTGGAGCGTTCGTCCCAAGTGAGCGACGAGGATCTGGCAGGCCTCGCGAACCATATTATTAAGGCCATGCACGATCAGCTAAAGATTCGGCCAGTAATCGAGTGGGCCGCACCGGGCAGTCTGGAAAAGTCTACTCGCAAAACTCCCCTGTTTGAAAAACGCTACATATAG
- the istB gene encoding IS21-like element helper ATPase IstB has translation MKDQDKPTVLLEYHLKKLKLPTILREYAAMAKVCSQDRSDYMTYLLRLTERELLDREKRAAERRIKQAAFPVIKTMDTFDFKAQPSINQQLVRELMRGEYIAKKENVLLIGNSGTGKTHLASAMAFAACAQGSKVKFYSATALVTELMECREERRLQRLQKQLQRLHLLVIDELGYVPFSKIGAQMLFEVVGRAYEQQSLMITTNLPFQQWTEVFGSERLTGALLDRLTHRCHIIEANGESYRLRQAKRRSQAKPKTN, from the coding sequence ATGAAGGACCAGGACAAACCCACCGTGCTCTTGGAGTACCACCTCAAAAAGCTGAAGCTGCCCACCATTCTCCGGGAATACGCGGCCATGGCCAAGGTCTGCAGCCAAGACCGCTCCGATTACATGACCTACCTGCTGCGCCTGACCGAGCGGGAGCTTCTGGACCGCGAGAAGCGGGCAGCCGAAAGGCGCATCAAGCAAGCCGCCTTTCCGGTGATCAAGACCATGGACACCTTTGATTTCAAGGCACAGCCCTCCATCAATCAGCAGCTGGTCAGGGAGCTGATGAGGGGCGAGTACATCGCCAAAAAGGAAAACGTGCTCCTGATCGGAAACTCCGGCACCGGCAAGACCCACCTGGCCAGCGCCATGGCCTTTGCGGCCTGCGCCCAGGGAAGCAAGGTGAAATTCTACAGCGCCACCGCCCTGGTCACAGAGCTCATGGAATGCCGCGAGGAAAGACGTCTGCAACGCCTGCAGAAACAGCTCCAGCGCCTACACCTGCTGGTCATCGATGAACTGGGCTATGTGCCCTTCTCCAAGATAGGCGCTCAAATGCTATTCGAGGTGGTGGGTAGGGCATATGAACAACAAAGCCTCATGATCACCACCAATCTCCCTTTCCAGCAATGGACGGAGGTCTTCGGCTCCGAAAGACTCACCGGTGCACTGCTGGACAGACTGACCCATAGGTGCCACATCATCGAGGCCAATGGAGAAAGCTACCGGCTCCGCCAAGCCAAAAGACGATCCCAGGCAAAGCCCAAAACCAACTAA